From Nymphaea colorata isolate Beijing-Zhang1983 chromosome 6, ASM883128v2, whole genome shotgun sequence, a single genomic window includes:
- the LOC116256830 gene encoding uncharacterized protein LOC116256830 isoform X5, producing MRSNREFGPWNRAAALKKKEEGTLKESLPEVCVEKVPSVDHETFSLAPGVISSPQNFVLESPSLPSDQSSSSTTPPLSSDVKNCEDNVAGYLSKHEEPYRVASEMDKPQSSKPEVTPKGKLRKVKEMIQAFESTTSTEKKRAKLSRLETKFHMAEADSHAQYSWKVESRIKESSMIQKDSGALHKVDVPKHYTTDKHSNFGTETGNEETKFHMAQALRNGRDTHCFQDFVEMEDGRKKSNQEPSEKEHAKLTKTFSFIEASSVLQNPLKKESSFTRSKSASEFKSSKVDVHVNVTGGYSPEKLLPFDVLLQEKVPLRSTSTHDAETEGSNQEPLPAKILEIGSLICGKPQLTINESRSYKGDTLLQSTNLCDAKSVGAKVVLRNGEDVPQFTVDDETGQVAHLGLCSHQCINNGQMVESVGSLPFYWFPNKYQESLAMHPQVEHRVSESLTDYITCGEMRYLCLTAGNEQVKNLAEIYRTSENCTLQKKSDGTQAANKGFIENIKDSSCQKKTCPDNLMGALYLLDGFLKQTIGVAMVVACGTLFFNIGRKTR from the exons ATGCGGAGCAACAGAGAATTCGGGCCATGGAAC AGAGCTGctgcattgaagaagaaagaagagggaacCCTTAAGGAAAGTCTGCCCGAAGTTTGTGTTGAGAAGGTTCCAAGTGTTGACCATGAAACTTTCAGTTTAGCACCCGGTGTAATATCAAGTCCTCAGAATTTTGTTTTGGAATCACCTTCTCTACCATCTGACCAG TCGTCAAGCTCAACAACTCCGCCGTTGTCCTCCGATGTCAAGAACTGTGAAGATAATGTAGCTGGCTACTTGTCTAAGCATGAAGAACCATATCGTGTTGCCTCCGAGATGGATAAGCCTCAGTCGTCTAAGCCAGAGGTTACTCCAAAAGGAAAGCTGAGAAAGGTCAAAGAAATGATACAAGCTTTCGAGAGCACTACATCGACG GAAAAAAAACGTGCAAAACTTTCAAGATTGGAGACAAAGTTCCACATGGCTGAGGCAGATTCACATGCACAATATTCATGGAAAGTAGAAAGCAGAATAAAGGAGTCAAGCATGATCCAGAAGGATTCAGGAGCTTTACATAAAGTTGATGTACCAAAGCATTACACTACAGACAAACACAGCAACTTCGGAACTGAAACTGGAAATGAAGAAACAAAGTTCCATATGGCGCAAGCATTGAGAAATGGTAGAGATACACATTGTTTTCAAGATTTTGTAGAAATGGAAGATGGAcgcaagaaatcaaatcaagaGCCGAGTGAGAAAGAACATGCAAAACTAACTAAAACATTTAGTTTCATTGAAGCATCATCAGTTCTGCAAAACCCTCTTAAAAAAGAGAGTTCTTTTACTAGATCAAAATCAGCCAGCGAGTTCAAATCTAGTAAAGTGGATGTCCATGTTAATGTTACGGGAGGCTATTCACCTGAAAAATTACTTCCCTTTGATGTACTTCTGCAGGAGAAAGTTCCCTTAAGATCAACTTCAACTCATGATGCTGAAACTGAAGGTTCAAATCAAGAACCTTTGCCAGCTAAAATATTGGAAATTGGGTCTTTAATCTGTGGCAAGCCACAACTGACCATCAATGAGAGTAGAAGTTACAAGGGTGACACTCTGCTTCAATCAACTAATTTGTGCGATGCTAAATCTGTAGGTGCCAAAGTTGTTTTACGGAATGGTGAAGACGTACCTCAGTTCACAGTAGATGATGAAACTGGACAGGTTGCTCATTTGGGACTTTGCAGTCACCAGTGCATAAATAATGGCCAAATGGTTGAGAGTGTGGGGAGTTTACCTTTCTATTGGTTTCCAAATAAGTATCAGGAATCACTTGCAATGCATCCTCAAGTGGAGCACCGAGTCTCTGAGAGTCTTACAGATTACATCACTTGTGGTGAGATGAGATACCTGTGCCTAACAGCTGGAAATGAACAAGTGAAGAATCTGGCAGAGATCTATAGAACTTCAGAAAATTGCACATTGCAGAAAAAATCAGATGGAACTCAAGCAGCCAATAAG GGTTTCATCGAGAACATTAAAGATTCTTCTTGTcagaaaaaaacatgtcctGATAATTTGATGGGCGCACTATATTTGCTGGATGGATTCCTCAAACAG ACTATAGGAGTTGCAATGGTAGTGGCTTGTGGAACACTCTTTTTTAACATTGGAAGAAAGACAAGGTAG